A window from Azoarcus sp. DD4 encodes these proteins:
- a CDS encoding IS3 family transposase (programmed frameshift): MKTSRFSDSQIIAVLKQAEAGKPVPELCREHGISSATFYKWRARFGGMDASLMARLKELEVENARLKKMYAEERLKAEIVKEALGKKVVKPSRRREMAYQAVQQRGASIRVACAAFGISETCYHYQAKCSAENAEIADHLIRLTHNQRNWGFGLCFLYLRNVKGYRWNHKRVYRIYRELELNLRIKPRKRIVREKPEPLAVPKAINQCWSMDFMHDQLADGRSFRLLNIIDDFNREALAMDIDLSLPAERVVRALEQVIEWRGKPTAIRSDNGPEYVGKTLTEWAQKNGVQLNHIQPGKPQQNAYVERFNRTVRYDWLGHYLFESIDEVQDYATRWLWLYNHERPNMALGGITPKQRLAIAA; this comes from the exons ATGAAGACATCGAGGTTTTCAGACAGCCAGATCATCGCTGTGCTCAAGCAGGCGGAGGCTGGCAAGCCGGTTCCGGAGCTGTGCCGGGAGCACGGCATCAGCTCGGCGACGTTCTACAAGTGGCGGGCCAGGTTTGGTGGCATGGATGCGTCGCTGATGGCGCGGCTCAAGGAGCTCGAAGTGGAGAACGCTCGGCTCAAGAAGATGTATGCAGAAGAACGGCTCAAGGCGGAGATCGTGAAGGAGGCCCTCG GAAAAAAAGTGGTGAAGCCATCTCGCCGGCGTGAGATGGCTTACCAGGCCGTGCAGCAGCGCGGCGCGAGCATACGCGTGGCGTGTGCGGCATTCGGGATCAGCGAAACCTGCTACCACTACCAGGCAAAGTGCTCGGCCGAGAATGCCGAGATCGCCGATCACTTGATCCGCCTGACCCACAACCAGCGCAACTGGGGCTTTGGCCTGTGCTTCTTGTACCTGCGAAACGTGAAGGGCTACCGCTGGAATCACAAGCGGGTGTATCGGATCTATCGCGAGCTCGAGCTCAATCTGCGCATCAAGCCGCGAAAGCGGATCGTGCGCGAGAAACCCGAACCGCTGGCGGTACCCAAGGCGATCAATCAGTGCTGGTCGATGGACTTCATGCACGATCAGCTGGCCGATGGGCGCAGTTTCCGACTGCTCAACATCATCGATGACTTCAACCGCGAAGCGCTCGCCATGGACATCGATCTGTCCTTGCCCGCCGAGCGGGTCGTGCGCGCGCTCGAACAGGTGATCGAATGGCGAGGCAAGCCAACGGCGATCCGCAGCGACAACGGACCGGAATATGTCGGCAAGACGCTGACCGAGTGGGCACAGAAGAACGGTGTTCAGCTCAATCACATCCAGCCCGGAAAGCCGCAGCAAAATGCCTACGTCGAGCGCTTTAACCGCACCGTACGCTACGACTGGCTCGGTCACTACCTGTTCGAGTCGATCGATGAGGTCCAGGATTACGCCACCCGCTGGCTCTGGCTCTACAATCACGAGCGCCCCAACATGGCCTTGGGCGGTATCACCCCAAAGCAGCGGCTGGCCATCGCCGCATAG
- a CDS encoding HD-GYP domain-containing protein, translating into MVGYIEGFYRLAPEVLLHQREQIRNGVLMAAVSALATGVALYPLLLSMFGHATALSDRLMNANFSLVHALGKSIAKRDIDTDAHNYRVTLYAAALAEEMGVSPNEIPHLVIGAFLHDVGKIGIPDHILQKPGRLSAEEFEVMKTHTLMGLEIIAGIHWLEGAAEVIRHHHERIDGKGYPDRLAGEEISLHARIFAVVDVFDALVSARPYKAAISPSEALAILEREAMQHFDADVVNAFNRIALSLHGEVARATEADLHRAIRPLWLRCFKKETAPQEPFRKSITR; encoded by the coding sequence TTGGTCGGCTACATTGAGGGTTTCTATCGTCTCGCCCCGGAAGTCCTGTTGCATCAGCGGGAACAGATCCGCAATGGGGTCTTGATGGCAGCGGTATCGGCGCTTGCGACCGGGGTCGCCTTGTACCCACTTTTACTCTCAATGTTCGGGCATGCGACGGCCTTGTCCGACCGTCTCATGAATGCAAACTTCTCCCTCGTACATGCGTTGGGAAAGTCAATCGCCAAGCGCGACATCGACACGGACGCCCACAATTATCGGGTCACGCTCTACGCAGCGGCGCTTGCGGAGGAGATGGGGGTATCCCCGAACGAGATCCCGCATCTCGTCATCGGTGCCTTCTTGCACGACGTTGGAAAGATTGGCATTCCGGATCATATTCTCCAGAAGCCGGGGCGGCTTTCCGCTGAGGAGTTCGAAGTGATGAAGACCCATACCTTGATGGGTCTCGAGATCATTGCCGGGATTCATTGGCTTGAGGGCGCAGCGGAGGTCATTCGTCATCATCACGAGCGGATTGACGGGAAGGGGTATCCCGACCGCCTTGCTGGCGAGGAAATATCGCTCCATGCACGCATATTCGCGGTTGTGGACGTGTTTGACGCCCTGGTCTCGGCTCGGCCCTACAAGGCGGCGATTTCGCCCTCGGAGGCACTCGCAATTCTTGAGCGAGAGGCCATGCAGCATTTTGATGCGGATGTGGTCAACGCCTTCAATCGGATTGCTCTCTCATTGCATGGCGAGGTAGCCCGGGCAACCGAGGCCGACCTGCACCGCGCAATCCGCCCCTTGTGGCTTCGCTGCTTCAAAAAAGAAACGGCTCCGCAGGAGCCGTTTCGGAAATCGATCACCCGGTAG
- a CDS encoding STY4534 family ICE replication protein, protein MTTSTEKSYFDLHITGLGYLNRIREVKPKKGDAFLACDIAALNGPSDDVSYVRFDTRVSGSEAQHLVRRCIQAVDAEKKVMIGFRLGDLWTDTFTYSKGKRAGEQGVSLKARLLFVSWIKVDGKLVYKAEPKPTETDERDPEVPVTSDAPAAQQASALEPSKPVADAADDAADAPALAVAESF, encoded by the coding sequence ATGACCACTTCCACCGAAAAATCCTACTTCGATCTGCACATCACCGGCCTCGGGTATCTCAATCGCATCCGCGAAGTGAAGCCCAAGAAAGGCGATGCGTTCCTGGCCTGCGACATCGCGGCCCTGAACGGTCCCAGCGATGACGTCTCGTACGTGCGTTTCGACACGCGCGTATCGGGATCGGAAGCGCAGCACCTGGTGCGCCGCTGCATTCAGGCGGTCGACGCCGAGAAGAAGGTGATGATCGGCTTCCGCCTGGGCGACCTGTGGACCGACACCTTCACCTACTCCAAGGGCAAGCGTGCCGGCGAGCAGGGTGTGAGCCTCAAGGCCCGCCTGCTGTTCGTCAGTTGGATCAAGGTCGACGGCAAGCTCGTCTACAAGGCCGAACCCAAGCCGACCGAGACCGACGAGCGGGACCCGGAAGTCCCTGTGACGTCCGACGCGCCCGCCGCGCAGCAAGCCTCGGCACTGGAGCCTTCCAAGCCCGTCGCCGATGCTGCCGACGACGCTGCCGATGCCCCCGCATTGGCCGTTGCCGAGTCGTTCTGA
- a CDS encoding GTPase, producing the protein MDTQAIRAQMPTLVSGHVPSNVRTFKFNIFDGQPKVSTLGFHIDPKPFEGKVIATTDEAIVVKTGRAEFAVLDRALVTEVPDEGAKVQVEPYARRRFDGLRADTPEEETAFTADGKPYTVQRFVLGSAPAKLPIPEPRCPELQELVDQLEQLPAPDGFRRITHMLVDAGARDITWVDPAPADIIRTPPAIGFTVATMKFQGRVTVLYERGLDLYAVELHRDGELIERVDEVFFDTLGETLERLIDDGSWRRIRVQCLSGRKAVRH; encoded by the coding sequence CGCGCACAGATGCCGACGCTCGTTAGCGGCCATGTGCCTTCCAACGTCCGCACCTTCAAGTTCAACATCTTCGACGGCCAGCCCAAGGTTTCGACGCTGGGCTTCCACATCGATCCCAAGCCCTTCGAGGGCAAGGTCATCGCCACCACCGACGAGGCCATCGTCGTCAAGACGGGGCGCGCTGAGTTCGCGGTGCTCGACCGGGCGCTCGTGACCGAGGTGCCCGACGAAGGCGCCAAGGTACAGGTCGAACCCTACGCCAGACGCCGCTTCGACGGCCTGCGCGCGGACACGCCCGAGGAAGAAACCGCATTCACTGCCGACGGCAAGCCGTACACGGTGCAGCGGTTCGTGCTCGGTTCCGCACCGGCGAAGCTGCCGATCCCCGAGCCCCGCTGCCCCGAGCTGCAGGAGCTGGTCGACCAACTTGAGCAGTTGCCCGCTCCCGATGGTTTCCGGCGCATCACCCACATGCTGGTGGATGCCGGTGCGCGGGACATCACCTGGGTCGATCCGGCGCCCGCCGACATCATCCGCACGCCGCCGGCCATCGGCTTTACCGTCGCCACGATGAAGTTCCAGGGTCGCGTCACCGTGCTGTATGAGCGTGGCCTCGACCTCTACGCGGTGGAGCTGCACCGCGACGGCGAGTTGATCGAACGGGTCGATGAGGTGTTCTTCGACACCCTCGGCGAGACGCTGGAACGGCTGATCGACGACGGGAGCTGGAGACGCATCCGCGTGCAGTGCCTGTCGGGTCGCAAGGCTGTCCGGCACTGA
- a CDS encoding CzcE family metal-binding protein, which translates to MKKSIIAVLAVSAISTLGSSAAFAHEDYSEGGALHWLEHVQARASSPTERELATYGYASNATPSRTVIVNADTRYINVTRLETVALKVGDKTINWTFDTLGTNSFPLSKVVQGGDKVTVYLEESPLYRSGS; encoded by the coding sequence ATGAAAAAGTCGATCATCGCCGTCCTCGCCGTCTCGGCCATCAGCACCCTTGGATCTTCCGCTGCGTTCGCACACGAGGACTATTCCGAGGGCGGTGCGCTGCACTGGCTCGAGCATGTCCAGGCACGCGCTTCGAGCCCGACTGAGCGAGAGCTGGCCACATATGGCTACGCGAGCAACGCCACGCCCTCCCGCACCGTGATCGTCAATGCGGACACGCGCTACATCAACGTCACGCGGCTCGAGACGGTTGCCCTGAAGGTCGGTGACAAGACGATCAACTGGACCTTCGACACCCTCGGCACAAACAGCTTTCCGCTTTCGAAGGTGGTCCAAGGGGGCGACAAGGTGACTGTCTATCTCGAAGAAAGCCCCCTTTACCGCAGCGGCTCCTGA
- a CDS encoding CzcE family metal-binding protein, which translates to MKKSIIAVLAVSAISTLGSSAAFAHEDYSEGGALHWLEHVQARASSPTERELATYGYASNATPSRTVIVNADTRYINVTRLETVALKVGDKTINWTFDTLGTNSFPLSKVVQGGDKVTVYLEESPLYRSGS; encoded by the coding sequence ATGAAAAAGTCGATCATCGCCGTTCTCGCCGTCTCGGCCATCAGCACCCTTGGATCTTCCGCTGCGTTCGCACACGAGGACTATTCCGAGGGCGGTGCGCTGCACTGGCTCGAGCATGTCCAGGCACGCGCTTCGAGCCCGACTGAGCGAGAGCTGGCCACATATGGCTACGCGAGCAACGCCACGCCCTCCCGCACCGTGATCGTCAATGCGGACACGCGCTACATCAACGTCACGCGGCTCGAGACGGTTGCCCTGAAGGTCGGTGACAAGACGATCAACTGGACCTTCGACACCCTCGGCACAAACAGCTTTCCGCTTTCGAAGGTGGTCCAAGGGGGCGACAAGGTGACTGTCTATCTCGAAGAAAGCCCCCTTTACCGCAGCGGCTCCTGA
- the copK gene encoding periplasmic Cu(I)/Cu(II)-binding protein CopK — MLKKALMVAALGIATTSAFAVDVERVEKSIPLKDGSTVYIFKDGKMGMEDKLGRAVRMKQGEVMETKDGQKIMMHGDEVMRLDSVLHKDHRN; from the coding sequence ATGTTGAAGAAAGCACTGATGGTCGCGGCACTTGGGATTGCCACCACATCGGCCTTCGCGGTCGATGTCGAGCGGGTCGAAAAGTCCATTCCCCTGAAAGATGGTTCGACTGTCTACATATTCAAGGACGGGAAAATGGGGATGGAGGACAAGCTGGGACGTGCGGTGAGGATGAAGCAAGGCGAGGTCATGGAGACCAAGGATGGTCAGAAGATCATGATGCACGGCGACGAGGTCATGCGCCTCGACAGCGTTCTCCACAAGGATCACCGTAACTAA
- a CDS encoding IS110 family transposase — protein sequence MDATTVAVDLAKSVFQLAVADSSWRVIENHRLTRIQFERWFANRNVSLVIIEACGSAHHWARWLNSLGIEVRLLPAAYIRAYVRRNKTDAADARALLEAARTADIDPVRVKSVEQQALQGLHRIRSLWMSTRTSRINALRGFCREFGLSIPQGARTGVEAISRVLADPRSPVPALIRETMRLLIEEIRLLEQRIAQLEREFTALVRQSPACTQLMSVPGIGLLTATAMVAATGGDVTHFRDARHFASWFGLTPKEYSSGSTRKLGRISKRGDRYLRMLLTHGARAVLRAAALARDASRPLDGLRTWATEVQRRSNHNKAACALANKLARICYAVLRDHAAYGNPQPRPNKKLERTAFAIAA from the coding sequence ATGGATGCTACTACCGTTGCCGTCGACTTGGCCAAGAGCGTCTTTCAACTCGCCGTCGCCGATTCTTCCTGGCGCGTGATCGAGAATCATCGGCTCACCCGAATCCAGTTCGAGCGCTGGTTCGCCAACCGCAATGTCTCGCTCGTCATCATCGAGGCCTGCGGTTCGGCGCATCACTGGGCACGCTGGCTCAATTCGCTCGGCATCGAGGTGCGGCTGCTGCCCGCAGCCTATATCCGCGCCTATGTCCGGCGTAACAAGACCGATGCGGCCGATGCCCGCGCCTTGCTCGAAGCGGCCCGCACGGCCGATATCGATCCGGTGCGCGTGAAGTCGGTCGAACAGCAGGCGCTGCAGGGGCTGCACCGGATTCGCTCGCTGTGGATGAGTACCCGCACTTCGCGCATCAACGCGCTGCGCGGCTTCTGCCGGGAGTTCGGCCTGAGCATCCCGCAAGGTGCGCGCACCGGTGTGGAGGCGATCAGCCGGGTGCTGGCCGATCCGCGTTCGCCAGTGCCGGCGCTCATTCGCGAAACCATGCGATTGCTGATCGAGGAGATCCGTTTGCTCGAACAGCGCATCGCGCAACTGGAGCGCGAATTCACCGCGCTGGTGCGGCAGAGTCCGGCGTGCACACAACTGATGTCGGTGCCGGGCATTGGCTTGCTGACCGCCACCGCGATGGTGGCCGCTACCGGCGGCGACGTGACCCACTTCAGGGATGCCCGCCATTTCGCGAGTTGGTTCGGACTGACCCCGAAGGAATATTCCTCGGGCAGCACCCGCAAGCTCGGCCGTATCTCGAAACGGGGCGATCGCTATTTGAGGATGCTGCTCACCCATGGCGCCCGCGCGGTGCTGAGGGCCGCAGCGCTGGCCCGCGACGCGAGCCGCCCCCTGGACGGCCTGCGCACCTGGGCGACCGAGGTGCAGCGCCGCAGCAATCACAACAAGGCCGCCTGCGCGCTCGCCAACAAGCTTGCCCGCATCTGCTACGCGGTCCTGCGCGACCACGCGGCCTACGGCAATCCGCAGCCGCGCCCCAACAAGAAGCTCGAACGCACCGCCTTCGCCATCGCCGCCTGA
- a CDS encoding DUF3275 family protein, which produces MITIPGQLAIKTIHGRNGDFNVGRLATSIGEFVVKNAELDQYREGKYDGDFVIAEIRPSTYNANGRMVIEIRAHLGGMTLSNIDALSRDEVRRLSPQEVDPIDEEAQTPAPAAPKVPAKPKSRNPRDPLVDTTPFGSEPAAAFSEASAEADDAALFGALWPLGEIVKLDATVDRRVLRQQRDRLGALGYEFAPLSQDWHLAQG; this is translated from the coding sequence ATGATCACCATCCCCGGCCAACTGGCCATCAAGACCATCCACGGCAGGAACGGCGACTTCAACGTCGGCCGCCTGGCGACCTCGATCGGCGAGTTCGTCGTGAAGAACGCCGAACTCGATCAGTACCGCGAGGGCAAGTATGACGGTGATTTCGTCATCGCCGAGATCCGTCCCTCCACGTACAACGCCAACGGTCGCATGGTCATCGAAATCCGCGCCCATCTGGGCGGGATGACGCTGTCCAACATCGACGCCCTGAGCCGCGACGAAGTCCGCCGGCTGAGTCCGCAGGAAGTCGATCCGATCGACGAGGAAGCGCAGACGCCCGCGCCGGCCGCGCCCAAGGTGCCGGCCAAGCCGAAGTCCCGCAACCCGCGCGATCCCCTGGTCGACACCACGCCGTTCGGCAGCGAGCCGGCCGCCGCATTCTCCGAGGCCTCGGCCGAGGCGGACGACGCGGCGCTGTTCGGTGCGCTCTGGCCGCTGGGCGAGATCGTCAAGCTCGACGCCACCGTCGATCGCCGCGTCCTGCGTCAGCAGCGCGACCGTCTTGGTGCATTGGGCTACGAGTTCGCTCCGCTGTCCCAGGACTGGCATCTCGCCCAAGGCTGA
- a CDS encoding DUF3085 domain-containing protein: MTVRFKGTELRPVLAEAVANQCRVILVKDQGVYFLAERGERRLDGRQKTIAYAAGCNPDVDAFDDWWELARAAFGGDDFGEFFDPQEGVFARILHSEDDLDVSATATHLSLQAVPSTPSGN; encoded by the coding sequence ATGACTGTTCGATTCAAAGGCACGGAGCTGCGGCCCGTGCTCGCCGAAGCGGTGGCGAATCAATGCCGCGTCATCCTGGTCAAGGATCAGGGCGTGTACTTCCTGGCCGAACGCGGCGAGCGCCGGCTCGATGGTCGCCAGAAGACCATCGCCTATGCCGCCGGCTGCAACCCGGATGTCGATGCCTTCGACGACTGGTGGGAGTTGGCGCGCGCCGCGTTCGGCGGCGATGACTTTGGCGAGTTCTTCGATCCGCAGGAGGGCGTGTTTGCGCGCATCCTGCACAGCGAGGATGACCTCGACGTGTCCGCCACCGCGACACACCTGTCGCTGCAGGCGGTTCCTTCCACGCCCAGCGGTAACTGA
- a CDS encoding DUF932 domain-containing protein, producing the protein MQLASRFAHRSPVLRSNHPLSDDQIRTVAPSIFADTPHESRSERYSYIPTAAVLTELRKEGFQPFMVCQPRVRQEDRRDYTKHMLRLRHASQINGAEVNEIILLNSHDGTSSYQMLAGMFRFVCQNGLVCGDTFADVRVPHKGNVTDHVIEGAYEVLHGFEQVQDSRDAMRAITLDDGEAEIFARSALVLKYDEPGKTLPITESQVLHPRRFDDNLADLWSTFNRVQENIVKGGLTGRSANGRQQRTRHVQGIDQNVRLNRALWLLAEGLRKLKA; encoded by the coding sequence ATGCAACTCGCGTCCCGCTTCGCCCATCGCTCCCCGGTGCTGCGGTCGAATCACCCGTTGTCGGATGACCAGATCCGCACCGTCGCACCCTCCATCTTCGCGGACACCCCGCACGAAAGCCGATCCGAGCGGTACAGCTACATCCCAACGGCGGCTGTGCTGACCGAACTGCGCAAGGAGGGCTTCCAGCCATTCATGGTGTGCCAGCCCCGCGTGCGCCAGGAGGACCGCCGCGACTACACCAAGCACATGCTGCGCCTTCGCCACGCAAGTCAGATCAACGGCGCCGAGGTGAACGAGATCATCCTGCTCAACTCGCACGACGGCACCAGCAGCTACCAGATGCTGGCCGGCATGTTCCGCTTCGTCTGCCAGAACGGTCTGGTGTGCGGCGACACTTTCGCCGACGTGCGCGTACCCCACAAGGGCAATGTCACCGACCACGTGATCGAGGGTGCCTACGAGGTGCTGCATGGATTCGAGCAGGTGCAGGATTCTCGCGACGCCATGCGTGCCATCACGCTCGACGATGGCGAGGCCGAGATCTTCGCCAGATCGGCCCTGGTCCTCAAGTACGACGAACCTGGCAAGACCCTGCCGATCACGGAAAGCCAGGTCCTGCACCCCCGTCGCTTCGACGACAACCTTGCGGACCTGTGGTCCACGTTCAACCGGGTCCAGGAGAACATCGTCAAAGGCGGCCTGACTGGCCGCAGTGCCAACGGGCGCCAGCAGCGCACCCGGCATGTCCAGGGCATCGACCAGAACGTCCGGCTCAACCGGGCACTCTGGCTGCTCGCGGAAGGCCTGCGCAAGCTGAAAGCCTGA